From a single Sinomonas atrocyanea genomic region:
- a CDS encoding glycoside hydrolase family 3 N-terminal domain-containing protein: MPHRNWKTWAAVAAGIVAVLAVAGALVLPRLLAGPTAGLAPTPSEGTAGPPSASPSGTSSQPTPTATRTAVGAPPASSAPGPSTAPSPAGSRAAQILASMSLEQRVGQIIMVSSPAAGPDAAALDAMRRLHIGNVFLKGRSTAGVGAISAVVRGIRAEATDAATRRVGQFVATDQEGGQVQVLRGPGFSDMPSALAQGSMAPADLRAAAAGWGRELAAAGVDVNFAPVMDTVPSAAFAPQNTPIGHFQREFGYTPAAVSAHGIAFAQGMADAGLIAVPKHFPGLGRVTANTDTASGVTDSTTGRHDPFVAPFADAVRAGVPWVMLSNASYPEIDPRHDAVFSPTVIGGMLRGDLGFRGIVVSDDLCDAVQLSATAPEDRGADFLAAGGTMALCTDQQLAPRVWAGMVARAKADRGFASAVDAAALAVLEAKDRAGLLPR; this comes from the coding sequence ATGCCGCACAGGAACTGGAAGACCTGGGCCGCGGTCGCGGCGGGCATCGTCGCCGTGCTCGCGGTTGCCGGTGCCCTCGTCCTCCCGCGCCTCCTCGCCGGCCCCACGGCCGGGCTGGCGCCGACCCCCTCCGAGGGGACCGCCGGTCCGCCCTCCGCCTCGCCCTCCGGGACCAGCAGCCAGCCGACGCCGACCGCGACCCGGACTGCCGTCGGCGCGCCACCGGCGTCGTCCGCGCCCGGCCCGAGCACGGCGCCGAGTCCCGCCGGGAGCCGCGCGGCCCAGATCCTGGCGTCAATGAGCCTCGAGCAGCGGGTGGGGCAGATCATCATGGTCAGCTCCCCGGCCGCCGGCCCGGACGCCGCGGCCCTCGACGCGATGCGCCGGCTCCATATCGGCAACGTCTTCCTCAAGGGCCGTTCGACCGCCGGGGTCGGTGCCATCTCCGCCGTGGTGCGGGGCATCAGGGCCGAGGCCACCGACGCCGCGACCAGGCGCGTGGGGCAGTTCGTCGCCACCGACCAGGAGGGCGGCCAGGTGCAGGTGCTGCGCGGCCCCGGATTCTCCGACATGCCCTCGGCCCTCGCGCAGGGGAGCATGGCGCCCGCGGACCTGCGGGCCGCGGCCGCCGGATGGGGCCGCGAGCTGGCTGCCGCAGGGGTGGACGTGAACTTCGCCCCGGTCATGGACACCGTGCCGTCGGCGGCCTTCGCGCCGCAGAACACGCCCATCGGCCACTTCCAGCGCGAGTTCGGCTACACGCCGGCGGCGGTCTCCGCCCACGGCATCGCCTTCGCGCAGGGGATGGCCGACGCCGGCCTCATCGCCGTGCCCAAGCACTTCCCGGGCCTCGGGCGCGTCACGGCGAACACCGACACGGCCTCCGGGGTCACGGACTCCACAACCGGGCGGCACGATCCCTTCGTCGCGCCCTTCGCGGACGCGGTCCGGGCCGGGGTGCCGTGGGTGATGCTCTCCAACGCCTCCTATCCCGAGATCGATCCGCGCCACGATGCGGTCTTCTCGCCGACGGTGATCGGGGGAATGCTGCGCGGCGACCTCGGCTTCCGCGGCATCGTCGTCTCGGACGACCTCTGCGACGCCGTCCAGCTCTCCGCCACCGCCCCTGAGGACCGGGGCGCGGACTTCCTCGCCGCGGGCGGCACGATGGCGCTCTGCACCGACCAGCAGCTGGCCCCGCGGGTCTGGGCCGGGATGGTGGCCCGCGCCAAGGCGGACCGCGGGTTCGCGTCCGCGGTGGACGCCGCCGCACTGGCCGTGCTCGAGGCCAAGGACCGGGCCGGCCTGCTTCCCCGGTGA
- the smpB gene encoding SsrA-binding protein SmpB has protein sequence MPRESGRKVVATNRKARHDYEVLDTWEAGLVLMGTEVKSLREGHISLGEGFCHFDRGELWLEAVNIPEYSQGSWTNHPSKRKRKLLLHREELAKIEHKVNESGLTVVPLQVYFSDGRAKVEIALARGKKDYDKRHALREAQDKREALRAMRARNRR, from the coding sequence GTGCCCAGAGAAAGTGGCCGGAAGGTCGTGGCCACCAACCGCAAGGCCCGGCATGACTACGAGGTCCTGGACACCTGGGAGGCCGGGCTCGTCCTCATGGGCACCGAGGTGAAGTCCCTCCGCGAGGGCCACATCTCCCTCGGCGAGGGCTTCTGCCACTTTGACCGCGGCGAGCTGTGGCTCGAAGCGGTCAACATCCCCGAATACAGCCAGGGGTCCTGGACCAACCACCCCTCCAAGCGGAAGCGCAAGCTCCTGCTGCACCGGGAGGAACTGGCCAAGATCGAGCACAAGGTCAATGAATCGGGCCTGACCGTGGTGCCCCTGCAGGTGTACTTCAGCGACGGCCGCGCCAAGGTCGAGATCGCGCTGGCACGAGGCAAGAAGGACTATGACAAGCGCCACGCCCTCCGCGAGGCGCAGGACAAGCGCGAGGCCCTGCGCGCCATGCGGGCCCGCAATCGCCGCTGA
- a CDS encoding M23 family metallopeptidase, with protein MQAVTTRRAPWPGGSRRAFRRGTGLMAAAMLVVTLTLAGSGARADNLDDQKAQLDQRAQEVKESLEFLDGRIQQTAADLATYQARLPGAQQALLDAQDRVTAATNEVDALAVRVDAAQQSKAKITEQLASDRGKMDSTKKLIGEIASESYMSGGVPSNVGLMLGSGNQTSLTGSLDLTDTVMESQNTALDQLAQQNAANVNSQARLAAVEAQIKDLKGKADEALKKEQAARDDAASKKAAVDKLVDDTSRLSKELEAQKPAIQQQIADVKAQQDQVAAQIQDRDRRLREAWEAEQRRIAAQRAEEARQAAIRAGQAQAAAEAAAQAAANQAAEQTRQAQAAPVTPSAFGLIHPFDGNIPITSGFGWRATPPGTIDFYGTGGYMHTGIDFGAACGTPVHAAAAGTVTVGGWTTGGGGWTVMISHGVVNGNSLTTVYYHNTNVVVSPGQHVSQGQVIAYSGSTGNSTGCHAHFETWLNGQPVDPMGLL; from the coding sequence ATGCAGGCGGTCACCACACGACGCGCCCCGTGGCCGGGGGGAAGCCGTAGGGCGTTCCGTCGGGGCACCGGGCTCATGGCCGCGGCGATGCTCGTGGTCACCCTCACACTGGCCGGCTCGGGGGCGCGGGCGGACAACCTCGACGACCAGAAGGCCCAGCTGGACCAGCGCGCGCAGGAGGTCAAGGAATCGCTCGAGTTCCTCGACGGCCGGATCCAGCAGACCGCGGCGGACCTCGCGACCTACCAGGCCCGGCTCCCCGGAGCCCAGCAGGCACTCCTCGACGCGCAGGACCGCGTCACAGCGGCGACCAACGAGGTGGACGCCCTCGCGGTGCGCGTCGACGCCGCGCAGCAGAGCAAGGCCAAGATCACCGAGCAGCTCGCGAGCGACCGCGGCAAGATGGACAGCACCAAGAAGCTCATCGGCGAGATCGCGAGTGAGTCCTACATGTCCGGCGGCGTGCCCTCGAACGTCGGGCTGATGCTCGGCTCGGGCAACCAGACTTCGCTGACGGGCTCGCTCGACCTCACGGACACCGTCATGGAGTCCCAGAACACGGCCCTGGACCAGCTCGCGCAGCAGAACGCCGCGAACGTGAACTCCCAGGCCCGGCTCGCGGCCGTCGAGGCCCAGATCAAGGACCTCAAGGGCAAGGCGGACGAGGCCCTCAAGAAGGAGCAGGCCGCCCGCGACGACGCCGCGTCGAAGAAGGCGGCCGTGGACAAGCTCGTCGACGACACCAGCCGCCTGAGCAAGGAGCTCGAGGCGCAGAAGCCCGCCATCCAGCAGCAGATCGCCGACGTCAAGGCCCAGCAGGACCAGGTCGCGGCCCAGATCCAGGACCGCGACCGCCGGCTGCGCGAGGCCTGGGAGGCCGAGCAGCGGCGCATCGCCGCCCAGCGGGCCGAAGAGGCCCGCCAGGCCGCCATCCGCGCCGGCCAGGCGCAGGCCGCCGCCGAGGCCGCGGCCCAGGCGGCGGCCAACCAGGCCGCGGAGCAGACGCGCCAGGCGCAGGCGGCCCCGGTGACCCCGTCCGCGTTCGGGCTGATCCACCCCTTCGACGGCAACATCCCCATCACGTCGGGCTTCGGCTGGCGTGCCACGCCCCCGGGCACCATCGACTTCTACGGGACCGGCGGCTACATGCACACCGGCATCGACTTCGGCGCCGCGTGCGGCACCCCGGTCCATGCCGCCGCGGCCGGGACCGTCACCGTGGGCGGGTGGACCACCGGCGGAGGCGGGTGGACCGTCATGATCTCCCACGGCGTGGTCAACGGGAACTCCCTCACGACCGTCTACTACCACAACACGAATGTCGTCGTGTCGCCTGGCCAGCACGTGAGCCAGGGGCAGGTCATCGCCTATTCGGGCAGCACCGGCAACTCGACCGGATGCCACGCCCACTTCGAGACCTGGCTCAACGGCCAGCCCGTCGATCCCATGGGGCTGCTGTAG
- the ftsX gene encoding permease-like cell division protein FtsX, with protein MRAAFILGEIAGGLRRNLTMVVSVILVTFVSLTFVGAAGMLQLQINQMKGYWYDRVQVAIFLCNGTSKAPGCVSGAVTDDQRKALEALLSSPAVAQYVSDYHFESQNEAYQHYREQFANSPIVDSVTPDQLPASFRVNLKDPQKYQIISETFSSRPGVRLVSDQREVLERLFSVMNAASLVAIVIAGVMIVCAILLIATTIRLSAFSRRRETGIMRLVGASKLMIQLPFVLEGTIAAVIGAVLASGTLWAVAKFFLGDVLTSQYPGTAFISPSQTLMLAPLLVGTGVVLAGVSSMLTLRRYLKV; from the coding sequence ATGAGGGCCGCCTTCATCCTCGGCGAGATCGCAGGCGGTCTGCGCCGGAACCTGACCATGGTGGTCTCGGTCATCCTCGTGACCTTCGTCTCGCTGACGTTCGTCGGCGCCGCCGGCATGCTGCAGCTGCAGATCAACCAGATGAAGGGCTACTGGTACGACCGTGTCCAGGTGGCCATCTTCCTGTGCAACGGCACCTCGAAGGCCCCCGGCTGCGTCTCCGGCGCCGTGACGGACGACCAGCGCAAGGCGCTCGAGGCCCTGCTGTCCTCGCCGGCGGTCGCCCAGTACGTCTCCGACTACCACTTCGAGTCCCAGAACGAGGCCTACCAGCACTACCGGGAGCAGTTCGCGAACTCCCCGATCGTGGACTCCGTGACCCCGGACCAGCTCCCGGCCTCCTTCAGGGTCAACCTCAAGGACCCGCAGAAGTACCAGATCATCTCCGAGACCTTCTCCTCGCGCCCGGGCGTCCGGCTCGTCAGCGACCAGCGCGAGGTCCTCGAACGGCTCTTCTCGGTCATGAACGCCGCCTCGCTCGTCGCCATCGTCATCGCAGGGGTGATGATCGTCTGCGCGATCCTCCTCATCGCCACGACCATCAGGCTCTCGGCCTTCAGCAGACGCCGCGAGACCGGGATCATGCGGCTCGTCGGGGCGTCCAAGCTCATGATCCAGCTCCCGTTCGTGCTGGAGGGGACCATCGCGGCCGTGATCGGCGCCGTCCTCGCCTCCGGCACGCTCTGGGCGGTGGCCAAGTTCTTCCTCGGCGACGTCCTGACGTCCCAGTACCCCGGGACGGCGTTCATCTCGCCGTCCCAGACCCTCATGCTCGCACCCCTGCTCGTCGGAACGGGCGTGGTCCTCGCGGGCGTCTCATCGATGCTGACCCTGCGTCGGTATCTCAAGGTCTAG
- the ftsE gene encoding cell division ATP-binding protein FtsE, with protein MIRFDNVTKVYDRKARPALDSVSLEIERGEFAFLVGASGSGKSTFLRLVMREERATSGAVLVAGQNVASLPSWRVPRLRRGIGVVFQDFRLLPQKTVFANVAFAMQVIGRSRAIIRDAVPEVLKTVGLEGKGHRMPHELSGGEQQRVAIARAVVNRPGILLADEPTGNLDPATSQGIMSVLDRINQNGTTVVMATHDTDIVNSMRKRVIELVDGRVIRDEAKALYTSMIPAVAPTGGERA; from the coding sequence ATGATCCGCTTCGACAATGTCACGAAGGTCTACGACCGGAAGGCCCGCCCGGCACTCGACTCGGTGAGCCTCGAGATCGAGCGCGGCGAGTTCGCCTTCCTCGTCGGTGCCTCGGGGTCCGGCAAGTCCACGTTCCTCAGGCTCGTCATGCGCGAGGAGCGGGCGACGAGCGGCGCGGTGCTGGTCGCCGGGCAGAACGTGGCCTCGCTTCCGAGCTGGCGCGTGCCGCGGCTGAGGCGCGGGATCGGCGTCGTGTTCCAGGACTTCCGGCTCCTCCCGCAGAAGACGGTGTTCGCCAACGTCGCCTTCGCGATGCAGGTGATCGGGCGCAGCCGGGCGATCATCCGCGACGCCGTGCCCGAAGTGCTCAAGACCGTGGGCCTGGAGGGCAAGGGCCACCGCATGCCGCACGAGCTCTCCGGCGGCGAGCAGCAGCGCGTGGCGATCGCCCGCGCCGTCGTGAACCGCCCGGGGATCCTCCTCGCGGACGAGCCGACCGGCAACCTCGACCCGGCCACGAGCCAGGGGATCATGTCCGTCCTCGACCGGATCAACCAGAACGGCACCACCGTGGTGATGGCCACCCACGACACCGACATCGTCAACTCGATGCGCAAGCGCGTGATCGAGCTCGTGGACGGCAGGGTGATCCGCGACGAGGCCAAGGCCCTGTACACCTCGATGATCCCCGCGGTGGCCCCGACCGGGGGAGAGCGCGCATGA
- a CDS encoding alpha/beta fold hydrolase: MSETLDYRTFDVEVRGGSLRAGEWSRRGAEGGQTVLAVHGVTSSHLAWPFVARQLLVPPAAGQGDSADDAEGPGSAPGVARVVAPDLRGRGRSNSLPGPYGMAQHADDLAAVLRAAGADADRPAVVVGHSMGAFASLVLADRHAELVERLVLVDGGIPLAPPPGMSPEEALQALLGPAAERLRMEFASPEAYLDYWEPHPAFTGAWTPEFEEYIRYDLDGAAPRLRPATALAALADDNADLYGGASLLGALDRLRVPTLLLRAERGLLGQLPPLYPDEVMDRVREEHPAIEVRDVPGTNHYTIVMTADGAAAVARAVLAGGPLAAGTAALRDSDTPG; this comes from the coding sequence ATGAGTGAGACCCTGGACTACCGCACCTTCGACGTCGAGGTGCGCGGCGGTTCGCTGCGCGCCGGAGAGTGGTCCCGGAGGGGGGCCGAGGGCGGGCAGACCGTCCTCGCGGTGCACGGGGTCACCTCCTCGCACCTCGCGTGGCCGTTCGTGGCGCGCCAGCTGCTCGTGCCGCCGGCAGCGGGGCAGGGTGATTCCGCGGACGACGCCGAGGGGCCCGGTTCCGCACCCGGCGTCGCCCGGGTGGTGGCCCCGGACCTGCGCGGCCGCGGCCGCAGCAACTCCCTGCCCGGCCCGTACGGCATGGCCCAGCACGCCGACGATCTGGCCGCCGTGCTGCGCGCGGCGGGAGCCGACGCGGACCGGCCCGCCGTCGTCGTGGGCCACTCGATGGGCGCGTTCGCGTCCCTCGTCCTCGCGGACCGGCACGCCGAGCTCGTGGAGCGGCTCGTCCTCGTGGACGGCGGCATCCCGCTCGCGCCGCCGCCCGGGATGAGCCCGGAGGAGGCGCTCCAGGCGCTCCTGGGACCGGCCGCCGAGCGGCTGCGGATGGAGTTCGCGAGCCCGGAGGCGTACCTCGACTACTGGGAGCCGCACCCGGCGTTCACCGGAGCGTGGACGCCCGAGTTCGAGGAGTACATCCGCTACGACCTCGACGGGGCCGCGCCACGTCTCCGCCCCGCGACGGCCCTGGCCGCGCTCGCCGACGACAACGCCGACCTCTACGGCGGGGCGTCCCTGCTCGGCGCCCTCGACCGGCTGCGCGTGCCCACGCTCCTGCTGCGGGCCGAGCGCGGACTCCTCGGCCAGCTTCCGCCCCTCTACCCGGACGAGGTCATGGACCGGGTGCGCGAGGAGCATCCGGCGATCGAGGTGCGCGACGTGCCCGGAACGAACCACTACACGATCGTCATGACGGCCGACGGCGCGGCCGCCGTGGCGCGGGCCGTGCTGGCCGGGGGTCCGCTCGCGGCCGGGACCGCCGCGCTCCGAGACTCCGACACGCCGGGGTGA
- a CDS encoding TetR/AcrR family transcriptional regulator — MSAQPRTARGTRTRARLLAAAEEVFASAGYHDASIVKITEQAGIGLGTFYLYFAGKQEIFDEVVDDLNARVRHAMTEAARTAGTRLEAERAGFRAFFRFTAEHPALYRIIRQAEFVSPAAQRRHYENIVRSYVHGLAAAQEAGEVRPVDPEVAAWALMGMGELFGMRYILWEAEDRGAGGPRVEIPDRVLDELMGIIQRGLAPAPAPADRPREDASHE, encoded by the coding sequence ATGAGCGCCCAGCCCCGCACCGCGCGCGGCACGAGGACCAGGGCGAGGCTGCTCGCGGCCGCCGAGGAGGTCTTCGCCTCCGCCGGCTACCACGACGCCTCGATCGTGAAGATCACCGAGCAGGCGGGGATCGGCCTCGGCACGTTCTACCTCTACTTCGCCGGCAAGCAGGAGATCTTCGACGAGGTCGTGGACGACCTCAATGCCCGCGTCCGGCACGCGATGACCGAGGCGGCCCGCACGGCGGGGACGCGCCTGGAAGCGGAGCGGGCCGGGTTCCGCGCGTTCTTCCGCTTCACGGCGGAGCACCCCGCCCTTTACCGGATCATCCGGCAGGCAGAGTTCGTCTCGCCCGCGGCCCAGCGGCGCCACTACGAGAACATCGTGCGCAGCTACGTGCACGGCCTCGCCGCAGCCCAGGAGGCGGGCGAGGTCCGCCCCGTGGACCCGGAGGTCGCGGCGTGGGCCCTCATGGGCATGGGTGAGCTCTTCGGGATGCGGTACATCCTGTGGGAGGCCGAGGACCGCGGGGCCGGGGGGCCCCGCGTGGAGATCCCGGACCGTGTGCTCGACGAGCTCATGGGCATCATCCAGCGCGGCCTGGCCCCCGCGCCGGCACCAGCAGACAGACCGAGAGAGGACGCCTCGCATGAGTGA
- a CDS encoding AMP-binding protein, whose amino-acid sequence MRAQDADGLHTLGRWTADRARSTPERIAIDDRGVTLTYRELDQRAVALAGAFADAGYAAGQRIATLTGNSADHVVAFFACAKAGLTLVPLSWRLAPAELAEQLAVCAPALLVIEPEHAALGAAATALLPQPPRTAAPGRDGIERGLPRAGEAVPRRRVDDDDPLLAVFTSGTSGGRPKAAVLTHANCFWTNLSFSRTVEVGRDDVVLCIMPQFHVGGWNIHALLAWWTGATVVLERGFDAGRVLQLIAQRRVTTMMGVPAHYLMLSQHPGFARADLTSLDRAVVGGAPMPAPLLRTWHARGVALTQGYGLTEAGPNVLCLAPEEALRRVGSAGTPYPHVEIAVADPATGEELEGGGRGELWVRGPGVFAGYLDDPAATAEVLVDGWLRTGDVVERDGDGFLRVVDRLKDIYISGGENVSPSEVEQALLAHPAVADAAVVGAPDERWGETGAAFVVVRQGAATDAQELTEHLRGVLAHFKVPRTVEFVDEVPRTGLHKVARARLRDRTEGSARSAGTAAGERA is encoded by the coding sequence ATGAGAGCACAGGACGCCGACGGCCTGCACACCCTCGGACGGTGGACGGCCGACCGTGCCCGCAGCACGCCGGAGCGCATCGCGATCGACGACCGCGGCGTGACGCTCACGTACCGGGAGCTCGACCAGCGCGCCGTCGCGCTCGCCGGCGCCTTCGCGGACGCCGGGTACGCCGCCGGCCAGCGGATCGCGACGCTCACGGGCAACAGCGCCGACCACGTCGTGGCCTTCTTCGCCTGCGCGAAGGCAGGCCTCACGCTCGTCCCGCTCTCGTGGCGGCTCGCCCCCGCCGAGCTCGCCGAGCAGCTCGCCGTGTGCGCCCCCGCGCTCCTGGTCATCGAGCCCGAGCACGCCGCCCTCGGGGCCGCCGCGACCGCGCTGCTGCCGCAGCCGCCGCGGACCGCCGCGCCGGGCCGGGACGGGATCGAGCGCGGGCTCCCGCGGGCAGGGGAGGCGGTGCCGCGGCGCCGGGTGGACGACGACGACCCGCTGCTCGCGGTGTTCACCTCCGGCACGTCCGGGGGCCGGCCGAAGGCCGCCGTGCTGACCCACGCCAACTGCTTCTGGACCAACCTCTCGTTCTCACGCACCGTCGAGGTCGGGCGCGACGACGTGGTGCTGTGCATCATGCCGCAGTTCCACGTGGGCGGCTGGAACATCCATGCCCTGCTCGCGTGGTGGACCGGCGCGACGGTGGTCCTCGAGCGCGGCTTCGACGCCGGCCGGGTCCTGCAGCTCATCGCCCAGCGCAGGGTCACGACCATGATGGGCGTCCCGGCGCACTACCTGATGCTGTCCCAGCATCCGGGCTTCGCGCGCGCCGACCTGACGAGCCTGGACCGCGCGGTGGTCGGCGGGGCGCCCATGCCGGCGCCGCTGCTGCGCACGTGGCACGCCCGCGGCGTCGCGCTCACCCAGGGGTACGGGCTGACCGAGGCGGGCCCCAACGTGCTGTGCCTGGCCCCCGAGGAGGCGCTGCGCCGCGTGGGCTCCGCCGGGACGCCCTATCCGCATGTCGAGATCGCCGTGGCCGACCCGGCCACGGGCGAGGAGCTCGAGGGCGGGGGACGCGGCGAACTGTGGGTGCGCGGGCCCGGCGTGTTCGCCGGCTACCTCGACGACCCCGCCGCGACGGCCGAGGTCCTCGTGGACGGCTGGCTGCGCACGGGGGACGTCGTCGAGCGCGACGGCGACGGGTTCCTGCGCGTCGTCGACCGGCTCAAGGACATCTACATCTCGGGCGGGGAGAACGTCTCGCCCTCGGAGGTCGAACAGGCCCTGCTCGCGCACCCGGCGGTTGCGGACGCGGCGGTCGTCGGAGCTCCCGACGAGCGCTGGGGTGAGACGGGGGCTGCCTTCGTCGTCGTCCGCCAGGGAGCGGCGACCGACGCCCAGGAGCTCACCGAGCACCTCCGCGGCGTCCTCGCACACTTCAAGGTGCCCCGCACCGTCGAGTTCGTCGACGAGGTGCCCCGCACGGGCCTGCACAAGGTCGCCAGGGCGAGGCTGCGGGACCGCACCGAGGGGTCCGCCCGCAGCGCAGGGACCGCGGCGGGGGAGCGCGCATGA
- a CDS encoding branched-chain amino acid ABC transporter permease, translating into MSAGQRRRTPVRRGAAPWRLVAGGAAVVAALALLPLFAIDLPGVLPGPTYTPGSLQLLALCFAMAAAALSYHLLLGAAGLLSFGHALSFGAGVYGLAVILGHLGLPLVPAALLALVLAIALALAVGSISLRVGGIPFAMVTLAFAQAGSVLVRRNPGGATGGDEGLGLSTEHLPDALVGVVNTRNLYWLALAALVAVYAVVLWIQSSRAGHVAEAVRENELRARVLGLAPFAPKLIVFTVGGTLAAVAGMVFLLLQSGAVPSSVSSDFTITLLVMVVLGGVGSRWGAVVGGVLYTLLDQRLAALAGSAAVKDLPPVLRIPLSEPLFILGTLFILVVVFLPGGLAGAAARLRPRRRGAARAPEPEERLERVLEDA; encoded by the coding sequence ATGAGCGCGGGGCAGCGGCGTCGGACCCCCGTGCGCCGCGGCGCCGCGCCGTGGAGGCTGGTTGCCGGAGGCGCGGCCGTGGTCGCGGCGCTGGCCCTGCTTCCGCTCTTCGCTATCGACCTTCCGGGCGTGCTCCCGGGCCCCACCTACACGCCCGGATCGCTGCAGCTGCTCGCCCTGTGCTTCGCCATGGCGGCGGCAGCGCTGAGCTACCACCTCCTGCTCGGCGCGGCCGGGCTGCTCTCCTTCGGCCACGCCCTCTCCTTCGGCGCGGGGGTGTACGGCCTCGCCGTCATCCTCGGCCACCTCGGGCTGCCCCTCGTGCCCGCGGCGCTGCTGGCCCTCGTGCTGGCCATCGCCCTCGCCCTCGCGGTCGGGAGCATCAGTCTGCGCGTCGGGGGCATCCCGTTCGCAATGGTGACGCTCGCCTTCGCCCAGGCTGGTTCGGTGCTCGTGCGCCGCAACCCGGGCGGCGCGACGGGCGGCGACGAGGGCCTGGGCCTGTCCACCGAGCACCTGCCGGATGCCCTCGTGGGCGTGGTCAACACGCGCAACCTCTACTGGCTCGCGCTCGCGGCACTGGTCGCGGTCTACGCGGTCGTGCTGTGGATCCAGTCCAGCCGCGCCGGCCACGTGGCCGAGGCCGTCCGGGAGAACGAGCTGAGGGCGCGGGTGCTCGGGCTGGCACCGTTCGCGCCGAAGCTGATCGTGTTCACGGTGGGCGGGACGCTGGCAGCGGTGGCCGGCATGGTCTTCCTGCTCCTGCAGTCGGGCGCCGTGCCGAGCTCGGTCTCCTCGGACTTCACCATCACCCTCCTGGTCATGGTGGTGCTCGGCGGCGTCGGGTCGCGGTGGGGTGCTGTGGTCGGAGGCGTGCTGTACACGCTGCTCGACCAGCGGCTGGCCGCGCTCGCGGGTTCGGCCGCCGTCAAGGACCTGCCCCCGGTGCTCAGGATCCCGCTGTCCGAACCCCTGTTCATCCTCGGTACGCTGTTCATCCTCGTGGTGGTGTTCCTTCCCGGCGGCCTCGCCGGCGCCGCCGCGAGACTGCGGCCGCGCCGCCGCGGCGCCGCACGCGCGCCCGAGCCGGAGGAACGGCTCGAACGAGTACTGGAGGATGCATGA
- a CDS encoding branched-chain amino acid ABC transporter permease, which translates to MSTVILLLVTGLGLGALYFLVASGLSLIYGLMGVLNFAHGSFLTLGAFLGWEAARRLGADSWWSFLLSLVVGAAAGAAVAAVTELALIRPLYLRHIEQVLVTVGLSLATVALFDGIWGTDAVYIGGPAWFKDTTDILGAKVPNDRFVAIVCAGLVLAGLVVFLKRTRYGLIIRAGVENRAMVTALGIDVRKAFTLVFAIGGAAAGLGGVLASHYFGYVSPLLGGSLLIFAFIVTVIGGLGSLTGAAIASVGVAVLQQFANFYFGIGDFVVVLALAVVLLVRPRGLLGAAA; encoded by the coding sequence ATGAGCACCGTCATCCTCCTGCTCGTCACCGGCCTGGGCCTCGGCGCCCTCTACTTCCTCGTGGCCTCGGGCCTGTCCCTCATCTACGGCCTCATGGGGGTCCTGAACTTCGCGCACGGCTCGTTCCTCACGCTCGGGGCCTTCCTCGGCTGGGAGGCCGCGCGCCGGCTGGGCGCGGACTCGTGGTGGTCCTTCCTGCTCTCACTCGTCGTGGGCGCGGCCGCCGGGGCCGCCGTCGCGGCGGTCACCGAGCTCGCGCTCATCCGCCCGCTATACCTCCGGCACATCGAGCAGGTGCTCGTCACGGTGGGCCTCTCGCTCGCGACCGTGGCGCTGTTCGACGGGATCTGGGGCACCGACGCCGTCTACATCGGCGGCCCGGCCTGGTTCAAGGACACGACCGACATCCTCGGCGCCAAAGTCCCCAACGACAGGTTCGTGGCCATCGTCTGCGCGGGCCTCGTCCTCGCCGGGCTCGTGGTCTTCCTCAAGCGCACCCGCTACGGCCTGATCATCCGCGCCGGAGTGGAGAACCGGGCCATGGTGACCGCGCTCGGCATCGACGTGCGGAAGGCCTTCACGCTCGTCTTCGCGATCGGCGGCGCCGCCGCGGGCCTGGGCGGCGTGCTCGCGAGCCACTACTTCGGCTACGTCTCGCCCCTGCTGGGCGGCTCGCTGCTGATCTTCGCGTTCATCGTCACCGTGATCGGCGGCCTCGGCTCGCTCACCGGAGCCGCGATCGCCTCCGTCGGGGTCGCGGTCCTCCAGCAGTTCGCCAACTTCTACTTCGGGATCGGTGATTTCGTGGTCGTCCTCGCCCTCGCCGTGGTGCTGCTCGTCCGCCCCCGCGGCCTCCTCGGGGCGGCGGCATGA